In the genome of Segatella copri, one region contains:
- a CDS encoding RagB/SusD family nutrient uptake outer membrane protein, protein MNKYIKTLAIGLMTGASMLTTSCNLDYKPIDNFSANNFWGSQTEFEGFITAISNHFRSAGASNVLFNAGELRSGVFEMATIDGSGIINSEPIQNLYDADHPQFSTFGGYYGFIANINELIYRCNNTNVLSDKVKNGLLGMAYGYRAFYYFQMYRMYGGVVLRIEPDVILGNYEATLLYKGRSTAEQTLKQIKDDIQKSLEYFAQTDYVYKSASKDYYWTKAATEMLAGEVYLWSGKVDTDDHQANPADVATAATYFNNVINNYGFELQDDFYSVWTKPHNKESIFSVCYSSENDGVYYTNPPYMLLWASTTGTSYLNYWSNMDQEGWGHVKGVANRFGQWYDKETGKSANIEIWDKTKFGPCRYTYKNSLYYQFDEKDSRVNMFYPQWNLTKEERDNNVKYLENFDPKDGKHKLAGTFVCKFRPSIPNGSTYYTMVVDMPIYRLAMAYLYAAECANYAGDNTAMMKYINKVRERAYGSNWDENVYGYKAGDFKANETALMREWDKEFVAEGQRWWNLRRLTTVKGGSQKDHFVFQPEGCLGFGLDTAKNPWMVDINGNLIETNVPVLNGTTQDEHLLLWPLDKGLLGSDAELADQQNPGY, encoded by the coding sequence ATGAACAAATATATAAAGACATTGGCAATTGGCCTTATGACGGGAGCAAGCATGTTGACCACATCTTGCAATCTCGACTATAAGCCTATCGACAACTTCAGCGCCAACAATTTCTGGGGAAGCCAGACTGAGTTTGAAGGATTCATCACTGCCATTTCAAATCATTTCCGTTCCGCTGGTGCTTCTAACGTGTTGTTCAATGCAGGTGAGTTGCGTTCGGGAGTGTTCGAGATGGCAACAATCGACGGCTCAGGTATTATAAATAGTGAGCCTATACAGAACCTTTATGATGCCGACCATCCGCAGTTCAGCACTTTCGGTGGCTACTACGGCTTCATTGCTAATATCAACGAGCTTATCTATCGTTGCAACAATACCAACGTGCTCAGCGACAAGGTGAAGAACGGATTGCTCGGTATGGCATACGGCTATCGTGCTTTCTACTATTTCCAAATGTATCGTATGTATGGCGGCGTAGTATTGCGCATCGAGCCTGATGTGATTCTTGGCAACTATGAGGCAACTCTGCTCTACAAGGGTAGAAGTACTGCTGAACAGACATTGAAGCAGATAAAGGATGACATACAGAAGTCGTTGGAGTACTTCGCTCAGACCGACTATGTATATAAGAGCGCAAGCAAGGACTACTACTGGACAAAGGCTGCCACAGAGATGCTTGCCGGTGAGGTTTATCTTTGGTCGGGTAAGGTTGACACAGACGACCATCAGGCTAATCCTGCTGATGTGGCTACAGCTGCCACCTACTTCAACAACGTGATAAACAACTATGGTTTCGAGTTGCAGGATGATTTCTACAGCGTGTGGACAAAGCCTCATAACAAGGAGTCGATATTCAGCGTGTGCTATAGCAGCGAGAACGACGGTGTTTACTACACCAATCCTCCATATATGTTGCTTTGGGCAAGTACAACTGGTACCTCATACCTCAACTATTGGAGCAATATGGACCAGGAAGGCTGGGGACATGTTAAGGGTGTAGCCAACCGCTTTGGTCAGTGGTATGATAAGGAGACTGGCAAGTCGGCTAATATAGAGATTTGGGACAAGACTAAGTTTGGTCCTTGCCGTTACACTTACAAGAACTCACTCTACTATCAGTTTGACGAGAAAGACTCACGTGTGAATATGTTCTATCCGCAGTGGAATCTCACTAAGGAGGAGCGTGACAACAATGTTAAGTATCTTGAGAACTTCGACCCGAAGGACGGCAAGCATAAGTTGGCTGGTACATTCGTTTGCAAGTTCCGTCCATCAATACCTAACGGCAGCACATACTACACAATGGTTGTTGACATGCCTATCTATCGTTTGGCTATGGCTTATCTGTATGCCGCTGAATGTGCCAACTATGCTGGCGACAACACAGCCATGATGAAGTACATCAACAAGGTGCGCGAGCGTGCTTATGGCAGCAACTGGGATGAGAACGTTTATGGCTACAAGGCAGGCGACTTCAAGGCCAACGAGACCGCTCTGATGCGTGAGTGGGACAAGGAGTTCGTAGCTGAGGGCCAGCGCTGGTGGAACCTCCGTCGTCTGACCACCGTTAAGGGTGGTTCGCAGAAGGATCACTTCGTATTCCAGCCAGAGGGATGTCTCGGCTTCGGTCTTGACACAGCCAAAAATCCATGGATGGTTGACATCAACGGCAACCTTATAGAGACAAATGTTCCTGTACTGAATGGAACAACCCAGGATGAGCACCTGCTCCTCTGGCCTCTCGACAAGGGCTTGTTGGGTTCAGACGCGGAATTGGCTGACCAGCAGAACCCAGGCTACTAA